The proteins below come from a single Rosa rugosa chromosome 2, drRosRugo1.1, whole genome shotgun sequence genomic window:
- the LOC133731111 gene encoding cysteine-rich receptor-like protein kinase 15: MEQEVEVASSFCQTKSDEIDSMWDDDANSNFVSNPASGGTRKLIVQGAIKQVFSKIFKFFKRSRRTTRNGLAKGEFSIASIKVATHNFSEENMIGQGGFGPVYKGKLVTGQEVAVKSLSSSSLQGDKEFKNELRLMQKLQHRNIIQILGFCIHGGGRFIIYDDLLLDWNKRFNIIEGIAQGLVYLHKYSRLRVIHRDIKASNVLLDAQMNPKIADFGLAKIFADDEETVKITGICGTIGYMPPEYLITGILSMKTDVYSYGVLMLEIISGNKNFNADGNYLVKDARQLWQKGAGLQLVDPKLEVSRINKHQLLRCIHVGLLCTEENEDDRPSMSDAISMLKNEVPLPEPTMLAFSRYSNLTTASIDRNGTETMSINGSSILGQNISLPINSMTNSDFSGC, encoded by the exons ATGGAACAGGAAGTAGAAGTGGCATCCTCATTTTGCCAAACAAAATCTGACGAAATTGATAGCATGTGGGACGATGATGCAAACTCCAATTTTGTATCCAATCCAGCAAGTGGCGGAACTAGAAAATTGATTGTGCAGGGAGCCATTAAACAAGTGTTTTCAAAAATTTTTAAATTCTTTAAGAGGTCGAGAAGAACTACAAGAAACGGACTGGCGAAGGGTGAGTTCAGCATTGCATCTATCAAGGTCGCCACACACAACTTTTCTGAGGAAAATATGATCGGACAAGGGGGATTTGGACCTGTTTATAAG GGAAAATTGGTGACCGGACAAGAAGTAGCTGTGAAAAGCCTTTCATCATCTTCACTTCAAGGAGATAAGGAGTTTAAGAATGAACTGAGACTCATGCAGAAACTCCAACATAGAAACATTATTCAGATATTAGGATTTTGCATTCATGGTGGCGGAAGATTTATAATATACGA TGACTTGCTACTAGATTGGAATAAGCGTTTCAACATAATTGAAGGAATTGCTCAAGGATTGGTCTACTTGCACAAATACTCCAGATTGAGAGTAATTCATAGAGATATAAAAGCCAGTAATGTTCTACTGGATGCACAAATGAATCCCAAAATTGCTGATTTTGGTTTAGCAAAAATTTTTGCAGATGATGAAGAGACAGTAAAAATTACGGGAATTTGTGGGACAAT CGGTTACATGCCTCCCGAGTACCTCATAACAGGCATCCTTTCCATGAAAACCGATGTCTACAGTTATGGAGTGTTAATGCTTGAAATCATAAGTGGTAACAAAAATTTCAATGCTGACGGCAATTATTTGGTAAAAGAT GCACGGCAGTTATGGCAAAAAGGTGCAGGGCTACAACTAGTGGATCCAAAACTGGAAGTTTCTCGTATTAACAAACATCAACTGTTAAGATGCATCCATGTTGGTCTCCTGTGCAcggaagaaaatgaagatgacCGGCCCAGCATGTCAGATGCGATATCTATGTTGAAAAATGAAGTGCCTTTGCCTGAACCAACAATGCTAGCATTTTCTAGATACAGTAATCTGACTACTGCTAGTATAGATAGAAACGGAACGGAAACTATGTCCATAAATGGTTCATCAATACTTGGCCAAAATATTAGCTTACCAATAAACAGTATGACGAATTCCGACTTTAGTGGATGTTAA